The following nucleotide sequence is from Flavobacterium sp. N1736.
TTCAAAGCTGCTAACAATTATGATATTTATGATCCGGAAAGCAATCTGATTATTATGAATTGCAGAGAAAATAATCTTGGCTTTTTTACTAAAGTTTTCCGCTTTACAGATTACAAAAGAATGACGCCTTTTAATATTGAAATTACAACGGCTTCGGGCGAAAAATTAATTTCGGTAAGACGCGGCATTGCCTGGTTTCGTTCTACAGTCGAAGTTTTGGATGAAAAAGATCGTTTGGTGGGAACTTTTAAACAGAAATTCTTTTCTATTGGAGGGAAATTTGAAATTCTGGATAAAAACGAAAAACCGGTGGCAACGCTTCAGGGAAAATGGACGGGTTGGGATTTTAAATTTTCTCACGAAAATAAACAGCTTGCTCAGGTTAGTAAAAAATGGGCAGGAATTGGAAAGGAGTTTTTTACAAGTGCTGATAATTATGTACTTCAGATAGAAGAAAACGTAGCGCCGGAAAGTCCGCTAAGACAATTAATTCTTGCAGCTGTAATGTGTATTGATATGGTTTTGAAAGAATAAAAAGTTTGTTAAACTTAGTTTAAGAAAATTTATAAAAGCATCATTTTAGTTTGCAAAAGCTTTATTTTTGTAAGACTTAAAATGATGCTTTTGCATTTCTAAAATATTAATCATGACTGACTTAAAAAATAAAAATGCTCTAATTACAGGAGCCGGAAAAGGAATTGGAAAAGCAATCGCCATTGCACTGGCAAAAGAAGGTGTAAATGTAATTTTAGTTTCAAGAACACAAGCCGATGTTGATCAGCTTGCTGTTGAAACTTCAAATTTAGGCGTAAAATCATTGGCTCTTTCTGCTGATGTTTCAGATATTAATTCTATAAATAAGGCTGTCGAAAAAGCTTTTGCTGAATTTAAAAGTATTGATATTTTAATTAATAGTGCCGGAATTGCTTCTTTTGGAAAGTTCTTAGAATTAGAACCTGACGCCTGGGAAAGAATCATTCAGGTAAATTTAATGGGAACTTATTATACAACCCGGGCCGTGATTCCGAATATGATTGAAAGACAAACGGGAGATATTATCAACATTTCGTCAACCGCAGGATTAAACGGAAACGCATTAACAAGTGCTTACAGTGCTTCTAAATTTGCTGTTTTAGGATTGACGGATTCTTTAATGCAGGAAATGAGAAAACACAATATTCGTGTTACTGCCTTAACACCAAGTACGGTTGCCACTGATATGGCAAAAGATTTGAACCTGACAGACGGAAATCCTGAAAAAGTAATGCAGTCTGAAGATGTTGCCGAATTAATTATTGCCCAGCTTAAATTAAGCAGCAGGGTTTTTATAAAAAATAGCAGTATTTGGTCTACAAATCCTTAAAATATTTTCGTACCTTAATTTTTGTCAAAGTTTGAAACTTTGACAAAGATCTTAACAGCCTTAAAAACTAATCTAATGGAACAATATTTAAGACAATTAATAGCTATAGAATTTAGCGACAAAAAAGAACTTTTTACAGGTTTTCTTATTGATTATTCTGATGACTGGATTTTGTTAAGAAACAATCCTGTTGATTTTATTCTGGATGGTTTTGTGATTTTAAAAAATAAAAATATTGAAGCTGTTCACAGAGATGAAGATTTGGCTTTTACTGAAAAAGTAATTCGATTGAAAGGTTTAAAAACAAATGCCGAAGACATTATTCCTATTCGGGATTTGGCTTCGATTGTAAATTTCATCAATAATAAATATGGCATTGTGCAGATTTCGAAAAAATCAGCAAAATCAGCTTATTTAGGAAAATTGATCGAATTAAACGACGAAGAACTAACCATTGATTTTTTAGACACAAAAGGGCAGTTTGGTGGTGAATTAAGTTTTAATCCTGAAAAAATCAGGGTTATTGAATTTGATACAGATTATATAAATTCTTTGAAGCTGGTGCTTCAGCAGGAGAAAAAGTAAAACAAAAATGCCCTTTATAAAAGGGCATTTTTATTTATTTAGTCATCGTGATAAACCACAGCATTTATGTAATTGCGAGGAACGAAGCAATCTCATTTAGTATATCTTTTATTAGCTTATTGTTAGTGCGGTTGCTTCGTTCCTCGCAAGGACAAACTATGCGCTAAGCTTCTGCTAATTTGTTCAAAAACTCTAAACGAACGCTTCCGTCTTCATCTATTTTTGTCAAGTTTATTTCTTGCAGTGTATTGACTAATTCAGGATTCCATGGTGTTTTTACTTTTACGTAATTTTCGGTAAAACCGTGAATATATCCTTCTTTATTTTCGCTTTCAAATAAAACGGTTCTGTTTGTTCCTAACTGGCTTTCATAAAAAGCACGACGTTTTTTTACTGATAATCCACGTAGCATTTTACTGCGTTTTGCTCTAACATTTGCCGGAACAACGCCTGACATATTTGCTGCTTCGGTATTATCTCTTTCAGAATAGGTAAAAACGTGTAAATACGAAATATCCATTTCATTCAGGAAATGATATGTTTCTAAAAAATGCTCATCTGTTTCTCCGGGAAAACCAACAATAACATCAACACCAATACAAGCGTGCGGCATTACTTCGCGAATTTTATTTACGCGTTCTGTATACACTTCACGTAAGTAACGGCGCTTCATTAATTTTAAAATATCGTTGCTTCCTGATTGTAGCGGAATATGAAAATGGGGCACAAAAGTTCTGCTTTTTGACACAAACTCGATGGTTTCATTTTTCAATAAATTTGGTTCGATTGATGAAATTCGCAAACGCTCAATTCCTTCCACTTTATCTAAAGCCTGAACTAAATCCAGAAAAGTATGTTCGTGTTTTTTATTTCCGAATTCTCCTTTTCCGTAATCTCCAATATTTACTCCGGTTAAAACAATTTCTTTGATGTTTTGCGTTGAGATTTCTTTAGCATTTTGCAAAACATTCTCTAAAGCATCACTTCTTGAAATTCCTCTTGCCAGCGGAATTGTACAATACGTACATTTATAATCGCAGCCATCCTGAACTTTCAAAAAAGCACGTGTACGATCACCAATTGAATAACTTCCTACATAAAAATCAGCTTCGGCAATTTCGCATGAGTGAACTTCACCCATATCGTTTTTGCTCAAATCATGAATATAATCGGTAATTTTAAATTTTTCAGTAGCACCCAAAACCAAATCAACACCATCTACAGCTGCTAATTCTTCCGGTTTTAATTGTGCATAACAACCCACGGCGGCAACAAAAGCCTTTTCGTTAAGTTTCATTGCCTTTTTTACAACCTGCTTAAATTGTTTGTCTGCATTTTCTGTTACAGAACAGGTATTGATCACATAAATGTCGGCTACTTCTTCAAAATCGACACGATCAAAACCCTCATCGTTAAAATTTCGGGCGATTGTAGACGTTTCTGAGAAATTCAATTTGCAGCCAAGCGTATAAAAAGCAACTTTTTTTCTATTTTCCATAGGAATACACTACGTTTTAAGTAGTAAGATATTATATTTACATCTCAAATTAAAGAGTCTGCAAATTTACATACAATATTCTTTAAAATAAAATCAATAATATACTATATATCAATATTTTGCAGTAATCGTATATTAAAATCGAAGTAAAAAAAACAATAAATACTAATACGGAATCAAAAAATAAGTTTTATTTGTAAAAGGAAAAAAATTAATTCAATAAGAATAAATTGACAAAATATCGATTAAAAGCAAGTTTTGCCGATTAAGTACATTTTTTAACTATTTAAATTAAATTTTTCTTACATTTAACTTTGATAAATTGCATTTTTTAATTGTATTTTTATGAGCCGAAAATTTTAACATAAAATAATTTAATAAAGCGTAGATTTAACGATAACAATTTTGAATTTTAGTCGTTATATTGTTGTTTTGTTACAAATAAAAATGGGTAAGCCGAAAACCATAAAGAGTAGGCAAAAAAATTAAAAAATCCACACTTATTATGAAAGCATTTTTACCCACAATCTGCTTGATGTTCTTAACCTTTTTCAGTTCGCAAGCGCAAACGCAAACTGCTGCTCCATCTACTAATCCATTCCCTTCTATTAGTACATTGACAAATTGGGCGAGTTTAAACTCACAATCACAATTTGACATTGCTATTCGTGCGGTTGGTTTTAAATTTGAAGTAAAAGAACCAGGTGAAGGATCAACTGCTTACACTTATATTCGTAAAGTAACTGTAAATGAAGTAAACTATACTGATAGAATTGTATATAGAATTACAAACAATAATTCTGCAAGTATTATTTCATTAGTAACTGCTTCTACAGATTTAGTAAGCTTGTATACGCCACAATTAGCTACTTTTAAAAACAACAATTGCAAAACTGAAATGTCTAAAGACAAAAACACTACTTGCAGCTGTTATGAAAGTGTGAATTTTGCGATCGATCTTTGCGACGAACGTGTAAAACTAACAATGGGTGATGGAAATAAATATTTTGTTTCTGTAGCTAAAAAATAATATAGAATTAATTTCTCAGAGAATAAAAAAACGAGCTGTTTTCCAAATCTTTGCAAACTTTAAGTAAGTTTATAAAGATTTGGGACGCATTTCTCTGATTTAAATTATTTGTTTGGATTTTTAAATTCATACCAAACTTCTAATTCGTCTTCATACATAAAAGAATTTACGTATTGAAAACCCAGTTTTTCAAGAATTTTCCTTGAATTTTTATTTCCTTCATCGGCATAAGCATAAAGGCAATCTACATTCATTTCGTTAAAAGCATATTCAACAAAAGCTTTTCCTGCTTCGCTTGCATATCCTTTTCCCCAATGTTTTTCGATAAACCGATAACCAATTTCATAAAAATTTTGATGGTTATTGATCTCATTCGTAATAAATTTTATTCCGGACCAGCCTAAAAATTCATTGGTTTCTTTTAAAATAACCGCCCAGCGACCTGTTCCAAAATCTTTATATTGTTTTTGAATGTTCTCTATTTGAAGAATACTTTCGTCAATATGTTTTACAGGTTTGTTTCCAAGAAAAATATGCACATTTGGATTCGAATCCAATTCAAACATTGCTTCTGCATCTGAAAGATTCAATTCTCTCAAAAGCAAACGTTCAGTTTCAATTGATTTTGATTTTTTCATGAACATAATTATTTAGAATATAACGCTGCACAACTTCGGCAACTCCGTCATTGTTATTTGAAGCTACAATTACATTTGCTCTGTCACGCAATTCAGGTGTTACATTATCAACCCAAACACCTAAACCGGCATATTCGATCATCGTTAAATCATTTCCAGCGTTTCCAACGGCAATAATTTCACTTTGGTGAATGTTTAGTTTTTCTGCCAAAAGTTTTAAACTCGCTGCTTTATCAATACCATTTTGAGCTGCTTCAAGGAAAAAAGGCTTAGACATTGCAACACTCAAATGTGGCATTGCCAATTTTAAATCTTTTTCTACTTCTTTTAAATAAGAAGGTTCTGCCAATAAAATACATTTTACAGCAGGTTTAGTAACGGCTGCTTTAAAATCAGGTACTTTATTATGTGGTAATCCGGTGATTTCTTTTTCGATTTCGATATATTCCGAATCGGTTTCACTAACAATTTCACCATCAAGATAAGTGATAATGTGCGTTTTCATCTTTACACTATAATCGTATAAATCATGAATTTGTTCTGGAGTTAAACACTGCTCAAATAAAACCAAATCATCTTTCACAGTACTTATTAAGGCACCATTAAAGGAAATAATGTATGAATCGTACAAATCCAGTTTCAGTTCTTTTGCATAAGCAGTCATCGCCGAAGTTGGTCGACCGGAAGCCAAAACAACATGCACGCCTTTTGCCTGCGCTTCAAGAAGTACTTTTTTATTTAATTCTGATATTTTATGATCGTCTGTCAACAAGGTGTCATCCATGTCGAGTACCAGCATTTTATATTGCATATTTTCAGTTTTGCAGTCTCAGTTTTCAGTTTTCAGTCTCAGTAAACTGTAAACTAAAAACTGAGACTATTTTACTCTCTTCTAGATACTCATTCTGAAATCTTCAATAACAGGATTTGCTTTTGCAAAATCAGTTTCCTGAATAAAAACCTCAACCGCTAAATCTGTTTGTCCAAAACCTCCTAAACGAGCCGATTGAATATTATCTTTTTTTGTCGTCTCTACTCCTGCCTGCTCTAATCTTTCCTGTATAGCAATTGCTAATATTTCACTTCCTGAAAACACCTTCATTAATCCCATAACATTTTATTTTTTATTATTATTTTTTACTGTAAAATTTAGTGTTCAGTCGCAGTCTCAGTTTTTAGTCTCAGCTTTCGGTACACTATGAACTGTGACTGTAAACTGCGACTAAAAACTGAAAACCGAGACTTCTTATTATTCCTCTTCAATAAAACCTTCTTCTTCGTCAAGTTCTTCTTCACCTTCTTCATCCATATCGAATAAAAAAGGTTCTAAAAGCATTTTGTCTGCCAAAATCTCGATACGTTCTGTCAGTGTTTCAGCAAAAATAATGCGCTGTGTTTTTGTAATACTGTTCGAAATACGCATAATTTTAGTTTCATGACGTAATTTCAAAATAGGATCAGCGTCATCCAGAATAAACATTTTCAATCGGTTTACATTATAACCGGCGGTCGTAAACATATCGCTTAATTTATTTGGCGTTCCAATTAAAACATCGATTCCTGTTGAAATATAATTTTTATCATAATCCATATCGCCTTTGTCGTGAACTCCGTAAACTTCAAGTTTTGAATATTTTCCGTATTTCTCAAAAAGTGCTTCCATTTCTAACACCTTGGCTTTATCTTCTACAAAAATCAAAGCACGAGGAGATTCCTCTGTATGACCTGACAATTGCTGAATCACATTCAATACAATTGTTGTTGATTTTCCGCTTCCTGCCGGAGAAAGAATAATACAATCGGCACCACTTTTTATAGTCGAAAAAGTTTCTCTTTGCAGAATATTAGCTTCTGTCAATCCGTTTTCGATTAAGGCGTCTTGTAACTTCTCGTTTATTTTTTTTAGTTTCATCTGTTGAGATTGAAAGATTAAAAAATTAAAATATTGAAAGATTAGATCCTGAAAAAAAAATCTTTGAATTATTAAATCTTTAAATCATTAAATTAATTTTATTTGCTTGCAAACATTGTTACGTCAGATTCTGATATTTCGTTTCCTCCCAAAATGATTAATCTTTCGACTACATTTCGAAGTTCACGAATATTTCCTGTCCAATCGTATTCCTGCAATAATTTTATGGCTTGCTGCGAAAATACTTTCACCACATTTCCTTGTTCCGAAGCAATTTTCTCTGCAAAATGTCTTACTAAAGCCGGAATATCATCACGTCTTTCATTCAATGGCGGAACTTTAATTAAAATTACTGCCAAACGATGGTATAAATCTTCCCGAAAACGACCTTCGGCAATTTCTGTCTTTAAATCTTTATTGGTTGCCGCCACAACACGAACATCAACTTTGATATCTTTTTCGGCTCCAACTCTGGTAATCATACTTTCCTGCAAAGCACGTAAAACTTTGGCTTGCGCCGAAAGACTCATATCGCCAATTTCATCCAAAAAAATTGTTCCTTTATCTGCTGCTTCAAACTTTCCGGCACGATCTTTCACTGCCGATGTAAAAGCACCTTTTACGTGTCCGAACAATTCACTTTCGATCAATTCACTTGGAATTGCAGCACAGTTTACTTCGATTAAAGGAAAATTAGCACGTTCGCTTTTTTCATGCAATTGATGCGCAACTAATTCTTTTCCGGTTCCGTTTGGTCCTGTAATCAAAACTCGTGCTTCGGTTTGGGCTACTTTATCAATCATTAATTTTATATGACTAATGGCATCGCTCTCGCCAATCATTTCGTAATTTTTACTGACTTTTTTCTTCAGAATTTTATTTTCAACTACAAGTTGTTTTTTATCTAAAGCATTACGAACTGTATTTAATAAACGATTTAAATCCGGCGGTTTCGAGATATAATCAAAGGCACCCAAACGCATCGTATGAATTGCCGTTTCCATATCGCCATGACCGGAAATCATCACCATCGGAATTTCTGGTTTAATTTTTTTTACTTCTTCTAAAACCTCAACACCGTCCATTTTTGGCATTTTGATATCGCACAAAACCAAATCGTAATCGTTATTTTTTATTTTCTCAAGACCCGCAACTCCATCTTCCGCTTCATCAACCTGATACGTATCATTTTCTTCTGATAAAATCTTTACCAAAACTCTTCTGATCGCCGCTTCGTCTTCTATAATTAGTATTTTACTCATTTTTTTTCAAGGTTCAAAGTTGCAAAGGTTCAGAGGTACAAAGTTTAAAATCTTTGTCACTTTATTACCTTTTTACCTATTATTAGTAATCTATCTTTATTTAATGCTCAATATAATTTTAAAATTTGCTTTTTATTCTAAGCTATAAAGTTCAATTATTTTAAAAAACCTTTGAACCTTTGTATCTCTGAACCTTTGCCACTTTAAAAAAACTAATATTTAAGCCATCTATACAATTCTTTCCATGTAGGTTTTTTGCCGTACATTAAAATACCAACGCGGTAAATTTTTGCTGCGAACCAGACTACAAGGAAAAAGGCAGCAAACAATAATGATACCGAAATTGCAATTTGCCACCACGGCACGCCAAACGGAATACGCATTAACATGACTATTGGCGACGTTAGCGGAATCATTGAAAACACGACTGCAATTGTTCCGTGTGGATCATTTACAACAGTAAAAAATCCGATGTAAACACTTAAAATAAGTGGCATTATTATAGGCAATAAAAATTGTTGAGAATCGGTTTGATTGTCAACTGCTGCTCCAATTGCAGCATAAAATGAACTGTACAAAAAGTAAC
It contains:
- a CDS encoding phospholipid scramblase family protein codes for the protein MNPILNQNLFLVKEHVGMFKAANNYDIYDPESNLIIMNCRENNLGFFTKVFRFTDYKRMTPFNIEITTASGEKLISVRRGIAWFRSTVEVLDEKDRLVGTFKQKFFSIGGKFEILDKNEKPVATLQGKWTGWDFKFSHENKQLAQVSKKWAGIGKEFFTSADNYVLQIEENVAPESPLRQLILAAVMCIDMVLKE
- the mtaB gene encoding tRNA (N(6)-L-threonylcarbamoyladenosine(37)-C(2))-methylthiotransferase MtaB produces the protein MENRKKVAFYTLGCKLNFSETSTIARNFNDEGFDRVDFEEVADIYVINTCSVTENADKQFKQVVKKAMKLNEKAFVAAVGCYAQLKPEELAAVDGVDLVLGATEKFKITDYIHDLSKNDMGEVHSCEIAEADFYVGSYSIGDRTRAFLKVQDGCDYKCTYCTIPLARGISRSDALENVLQNAKEISTQNIKEIVLTGVNIGDYGKGEFGNKKHEHTFLDLVQALDKVEGIERLRISSIEPNLLKNETIEFVSKSRTFVPHFHIPLQSGSNDILKLMKRRYLREVYTERVNKIREVMPHACIGVDVIVGFPGETDEHFLETYHFLNEMDISYLHVFTYSERDNTEAANMSGVVPANVRAKRSKMLRGLSVKKRRAFYESQLGTNRTVLFESENKEGYIHGFTENYVKVKTPWNPELVNTLQEINLTKIDEDGSVRLEFLNKLAEA
- a CDS encoding sigma-54-dependent transcriptional regulator; the encoded protein is MSKILIIEDEAAIRRVLVKILSEENDTYQVDEAEDGVAGLEKIKNNDYDLVLCDIKMPKMDGVEVLEEVKKIKPEIPMVMISGHGDMETAIHTMRLGAFDYISKPPDLNRLLNTVRNALDKKQLVVENKILKKKVSKNYEMIGESDAISHIKLMIDKVAQTEARVLITGPNGTGKELVAHQLHEKSERANFPLIEVNCAAIPSELIESELFGHVKGAFTSAVKDRAGKFEAADKGTIFLDEIGDMSLSAQAKVLRALQESMITRVGAEKDIKVDVRVVAATNKDLKTEIAEGRFREDLYHRLAVILIKVPPLNERRDDIPALVRHFAEKIASEQGNVVKVFSQQAIKLLQEYDWTGNIRELRNVVERLIILGGNEISESDVTMFASK
- a CDS encoding DUF2007 domain-containing protein, whose amino-acid sequence is MGLMKVFSGSEILAIAIQERLEQAGVETTKKDNIQSARLGGFGQTDLAVEVFIQETDFAKANPVIEDFRMSI
- a CDS encoding GNAT family N-acetyltransferase, which produces MKKSKSIETERLLLRELNLSDAEAMFELDSNPNVHIFLGNKPVKHIDESILQIENIQKQYKDFGTGRWAVILKETNEFLGWSGIKFITNEINNHQNFYEIGYRFIEKHWGKGYASEAGKAFVEYAFNEMNVDCLYAYADEGNKNSRKILEKLGFQYVNSFMYEDELEVWYEFKNPNK
- a CDS encoding Cof-type HAD-IIB family hydrolase — protein: MQYKMLVLDMDDTLLTDDHKISELNKKVLLEAQAKGVHVVLASGRPTSAMTAYAKELKLDLYDSYIISFNGALISTVKDDLVLFEQCLTPEQIHDLYDYSVKMKTHIITYLDGEIVSETDSEYIEIEKEITGLPHNKVPDFKAAVTKPAVKCILLAEPSYLKEVEKDLKLAMPHLSVAMSKPFFLEAAQNGIDKAASLKLLAEKLNIHQSEIIAVGNAGNDLTMIEYAGLGVWVDNVTPELRDRANVIVASNNNDGVAEVVQRYILNNYVHEKIKIN
- a CDS encoding 3-ketoacyl-ACP reductase, whose product is MTDLKNKNALITGAGKGIGKAIAIALAKEGVNVILVSRTQADVDQLAVETSNLGVKSLALSADVSDINSINKAVEKAFAEFKSIDILINSAGIASFGKFLELEPDAWERIIQVNLMGTYYTTRAVIPNMIERQTGDIINISSTAGLNGNALTSAYSASKFAVLGLTDSLMQEMRKHNIRVTALTPSTVATDMAKDLNLTDGNPEKVMQSEDVAELIIAQLKLSSRVFIKNSSIWSTNP
- a CDS encoding DEAD/DEAH box helicase; its protein translation is MKLKKINEKLQDALIENGLTEANILQRETFSTIKSGADCIILSPAGSGKSTTIVLNVIQQLSGHTEESPRALIFVEDKAKVLEMEALFEKYGKYSKLEVYGVHDKGDMDYDKNYISTGIDVLIGTPNKLSDMFTTAGYNVNRLKMFILDDADPILKLRHETKIMRISNSITKTQRIIFAETLTERIEILADKMLLEPFLFDMDEEGEEELDEEEGFIEEE